GGGCGATGTACCTGAGAGAACACACTGAATCCCGTCGAAGAAGTTGACCACCAAGATTACCAGCAGCATCCTGGCAACGTATGACACGACCTCCTCCTCGCTGCTGTAAGCGTGGCCCCAGATGTAGCGCACACGGACCACGGCCGCCGCCATGACGGTTCCTTCTGAGATGGCCAAGAACATGACGACGTGCACGGCGAGGAGGGCTGCCCGTGGCCGCCCCGCCCCGAGCTCGTTCGAGACACGGGTGCTGCACGAAGCACGATCTTATATATCATGCAAAACAGCATGCACGAATAGGAACATGAAGGGACATTGCCATTTTGCTCCAGTGATGCTTCCTTCGTTCGCAAATATAATATGTTTTAGATATtttaatatgaactacatacaaaCTGAAGTGAATGAACATTATATATTTGTGGAAAGAGGAAGTATATATTTACTTACCTTATGGCAGCGCCGAGGCCGTAGGGAATCATGAAGAGACAGTTAGCCGCGTTGAGTCTGTCGTAGGACACAAATGTACATGAAGACACGAAGCAAGTCGACACAACAAGAATCTCGGTGATGCGATTGTAATCTTACGTGATTGACATGACGGATGTTTCCAGCTGAGGATTTGGAAGAAGCCCTGAAAGCAGCACGAGGATTTCGAACGACCACCATTCCAAGCTGCCATGACATGCGGATATAAAGACCCGACCGATGATCGTGAGTTTGCGACATCTAGTTAAGAGCTCCAAATGTCACTCACCAGAGCATAAGAGCAGATGGCACAGCGAGCCGGAGAAAGTCGTGTGCCCCATGGAAAGCTTGCATCGAGAACCCGGTCCACGTCTGCTTACAGGAGCTCGACACCCTCACGTACACGGCCAGTAAGATCACGTAGACCCAGTAGGAGACGGCGGTGCTCAGAGCCGCGCCATTGCTGCCCATCCCGGCAACGTGCACGAGCAGCCAGCAGGCGAGCAGATGGAACAGAGCGGCCACGCCGGCGCTCACCATGACCGGGAGCACGGTGTTCTGCGACTGCAAGAATCGGACGTGGCACTGCAGTAGACCATAGCCGAAGAGGCCAGGGATCATCCACCGGGCGTACGTCCCGGCCTCCATGGCGATCTCGGGGTCTTGGCCGAACAGAAGCATGATCTGACCAGTGTAGAACCATATGATGGCGACAGGGATGCTTGCGGCAGTGAGTAGCAGCATGGTGCGTTGCTTGTATATGCCGAGGAGGTGGTATTGCCCGGCGCCAAATGCTTG
The Aegilops tauschii subsp. strangulata cultivar AL8/78 chromosome 3, Aet v6.0, whole genome shotgun sequence genome window above contains:
- the LOC109757131 gene encoding protein DETOXIFICATION 16 — its product is MELRAQEAAAHPFPSTRLTAASTSPRELDELKPGRRLPSSGEVCQTPDGRPHLPQPRRHNTRGATSGRPGQEDEEGDVGEASVEEALLPVPRRSRDCKELGGESLAVGAEVKRQLWLAGPLVVGSLMQNLIQTISVMFVEHLGELPLAGASMATSFATVTGFSLLTGMANALDTLCGQAFGAGQYHLLGIYKQRTMLLLTAASIPVAIIWFYTGQIMLLFGQDPEIAMEAGTYARWMIPGLFGYGLLQCHVRFLQSQNTVLPVMVSAGVAALFHLLACWLLVHVAGMGSNGAALSTAVSYWVYVILLAVYVRVSSSCKQTWTGFSMQAFHGAHDFLRLAVPSALMLCLEWWSFEILVLLSGLLPNPQLETSVMSITLNAANCLFMIPYGLGAAISTRVSNELGAGRPRAALLAVHVVMFLAISEGTVMAAAVVRVRYIWGHAYSSEEEVVSYVARMLLVILVVNFFDGIQCVLSGVARGCGWQKICAFINLGAFYVVGVPAAYIIAFVLRVGGMGLWMGIICGVLVQVLLLMIITLCTDWRKEAMKAKNRVFSSSVPTDRSTHDMKINMEVSCY